A region of Myxococcus stipitatus DSM 14675 DNA encodes the following proteins:
- a CDS encoding serine/threonine-protein kinase, translating into MLLRWRGAGEEGAPIDFYRGERIGKYEVVTQLSVGGMAELFLGFTSGPGGFRKYVVVKRILPDVRDNEQFERMFLDEARITAAFNHPNIAQVFDLGQEDDGLYLAMEFIAGQNLNQITGACLRRKQQVPLGFTLSVVRDVCMALHYAHTFTAPSGEPSPVIHRDVAQKNVMVTYDGVVKLLDFGIAKAKGSLERTHAGTVKGTTGYMSPEQVRGEKLDGRSDLFSVGVMMHEMLTGARLFAGSTERDEMMKILEAPIPWPSHVAPHVPEQVGRVVMQALERSREKRFSNGRDMARAIEAAASSLIQDADHRASMMRELFAERMAATRALLESAEGTASSHMVDTAKRALRSDDGPYLPVREDTATPKNGNEPVPGKKPSRRVATVKKSQAPTPEDAEALTSAQRTRSNVLWGVVLLAILAGGGYGALRLSSALDSTVEPIPEVQLYDSRLAVFPEDGGTVVAGKKPPEVVKETAPRKEPVDDGPKTERTGTSRPGRATGKLSLNVKGQSAPIYLGKQKLGTMPLLGVELPAGKHTLRILDPQGEKRSLVVVIVAGETTRLNFESWQDL; encoded by the coding sequence GTGCTGCTCCGGTGGCGGGGCGCTGGCGAGGAAGGTGCACCCATCGATTTCTATCGAGGCGAGCGCATCGGGAAGTACGAGGTCGTCACCCAGCTGTCCGTCGGTGGCATGGCCGAGCTGTTCCTCGGCTTCACTTCGGGTCCGGGTGGCTTCCGCAAGTACGTGGTCGTCAAGCGCATCCTCCCGGATGTCCGCGACAACGAGCAGTTCGAGCGGATGTTCTTGGACGAGGCCCGCATCACCGCGGCCTTCAACCACCCCAACATCGCGCAGGTGTTCGACCTGGGGCAGGAGGATGACGGGCTCTACCTGGCCATGGAGTTCATCGCCGGGCAGAACCTGAACCAGATTACGGGTGCGTGCCTGCGCCGCAAGCAGCAGGTGCCGCTGGGCTTCACGCTGTCGGTGGTGCGCGACGTCTGCATGGCGCTGCACTACGCGCACACCTTCACCGCGCCCTCGGGCGAGCCCAGCCCCGTCATCCACCGCGACGTCGCGCAGAAGAACGTCATGGTGACGTACGACGGCGTGGTGAAGCTGCTCGACTTCGGCATCGCCAAGGCGAAGGGCAGCCTGGAGCGCACGCACGCGGGCACGGTGAAGGGCACCACCGGCTACATGTCCCCGGAGCAGGTGCGCGGCGAGAAGCTGGATGGCCGCAGCGACCTGTTCTCCGTCGGCGTGATGATGCACGAGATGCTCACCGGCGCGCGGCTGTTCGCGGGGAGCACCGAGCGCGACGAGATGATGAAGATTCTCGAGGCGCCCATCCCCTGGCCCTCGCACGTCGCGCCCCACGTACCGGAGCAGGTGGGCCGGGTGGTGATGCAGGCGCTGGAGCGCAGCCGCGAGAAGCGCTTCTCCAACGGCCGGGACATGGCGCGCGCCATCGAGGCGGCGGCGAGCTCGTTGATTCAGGACGCGGACCACCGCGCCTCGATGATGCGGGAGCTCTTCGCGGAGCGGATGGCGGCCACGCGCGCGCTGCTGGAGAGCGCGGAGGGCACGGCCAGCAGCCACATGGTGGACACCGCCAAGCGCGCCCTTCGGTCAGATGACGGGCCGTACCTGCCCGTGCGCGAGGACACCGCCACGCCCAAGAACGGGAACGAGCCGGTGCCGGGCAAGAAGCCCTCGCGCCGGGTGGCGACGGTGAAGAAGTCCCAGGCTCCGACGCCGGAGGACGCGGAGGCGCTCACGTCCGCGCAGCGCACGCGCTCCAATGTGCTGTGGGGCGTGGTGCTGCTCGCCATCCTCGCGGGCGGAGGCTATGGCGCCCTGCGCTTGAGCAGCGCGCTGGACTCCACGGTGGAGCCCATCCCGGAGGTGCAGCTCTACGACTCCCGGCTGGCCGTCTTCCCGGAGGACGGCGGCACGGTGGTGGCGGGGAAGAAGCCCCCGGAAGTCGTCAAGGAGACGGCTCCGCGCAAGGAGCCGGTGGACGACGGGCCGAAGACGGAGCGGACCGGCACCTCGCGTCCCGGCCGCGCGACGGGGAAGCTCTCGCTCAACGTGAAGGGCCAGTCGGCGCCCATCTACCTGGGCAAGCAGAAGCTGGGGACGATGCCGCTGCTCGGCGTGGAGCTGCCGGCGGGCAAGCACACGCTGAGAATCCTCGACCCCCAGGGCGAGAAGCGCTCACTCGTCGTGGTGATTGTCGCGGGGGAGACAACGCGGTTGAACTTCGAGAGCTGGCAGGACCTGTAG
- a CDS encoding MFS transporter has protein sequence MRALRLPQLSSLRAFEHPGYLAVWLGALISNIGTWMETVSMGVYVTQETGRAEWTGGIVALSFLPSVVLSPLGGALADRFDRRAYVAVGITVQLVLAAVLTVLAFTGKLSVPIVGVVSLLNGCASTLTNPAFSAMLAELVPPRDLHSAMSLNSAQFNLGRIVGPLLAALVLQMGGASWALFVNTLSFVAVLVALSRVRLPARDPEAKKETLWAGITRGISVARGDEDIWLVLWGTLFVAALVAPFIGLVPVFAINVFGQGAAATSLLVACQGAGAVTAAVVVGTLADALGHRRLLGLAATSIGVVSALYWLSPTLTVAAAGIFVLGANYLMLMSGLHAFATSRVPRELQARVSSLYSMVLGGGYAAGVWALGALADRVGVRFVTISASVLFLALVLTLRLLSPRSFAGPQTSQG, from the coding sequence GTGCGCGCCCTTCGACTGCCTCAGCTCTCCTCGCTTCGCGCCTTCGAGCACCCCGGCTATCTCGCGGTCTGGCTGGGCGCGCTCATCTCGAACATCGGCACCTGGATGGAGACGGTGTCGATGGGCGTCTACGTCACGCAGGAGACGGGGCGCGCCGAGTGGACGGGAGGCATCGTCGCCCTCTCCTTCCTGCCCTCGGTGGTGTTGTCCCCGCTGGGCGGTGCGCTCGCGGACCGGTTCGACCGGCGGGCCTACGTCGCGGTGGGCATCACCGTGCAATTGGTGCTCGCCGCGGTGCTGACGGTGCTGGCCTTCACCGGAAAGCTCAGCGTGCCCATCGTCGGGGTCGTCTCGCTGCTCAACGGCTGCGCGAGCACCCTCACCAACCCGGCCTTCTCCGCGATGCTCGCGGAGCTCGTCCCGCCCCGCGACCTGCACAGCGCCATGAGCCTGAACTCGGCGCAGTTCAACCTGGGGCGCATCGTGGGCCCGCTGCTCGCGGCGCTGGTGCTCCAGATGGGCGGCGCGTCGTGGGCGCTGTTCGTCAACACGCTGTCCTTCGTCGCGGTGCTCGTGGCCCTGTCTCGCGTGCGCCTGCCCGCGCGCGACCCGGAGGCGAAGAAGGAGACCCTGTGGGCGGGCATCACCCGCGGCATCTCCGTGGCCCGAGGTGACGAGGACATCTGGCTGGTGCTCTGGGGCACGCTGTTCGTCGCCGCGCTGGTGGCCCCGTTCATCGGCCTGGTCCCCGTCTTCGCCATCAACGTCTTCGGCCAGGGCGCCGCCGCGACGTCGCTGCTCGTCGCCTGCCAGGGCGCGGGCGCGGTGACGGCGGCGGTGGTGGTGGGCACCCTGGCGGATGCGCTGGGTCACCGGAGGCTCCTGGGCCTGGCGGCGACGTCCATCGGCGTGGTGTCCGCCCTCTACTGGCTGTCCCCGACGCTGACGGTGGCCGCCGCCGGCATCTTCGTGCTCGGCGCCAACTACCTGATGCTGATGAGCGGCCTGCATGCCTTCGCGACGTCCCGGGTCCCTCGCGAGTTGCAGGCGCGCGTGAGCAGCCTCTACAGCATGGTGCTGGGCGGAGGGTACGCGGCGGGGGTCTGGGCGCTGGGGGCGCTCGCGGACCGGGTGGGGGTGCGCTTCGTCACCATCAGCGCCAGCGTCCTGTTCCTCGCCCTGGTGCTGACGCTGCGCCTGCTCAGCCCTCGCAGCTTCGCAGGACCTCAGACCTCCCAGGGCTGA
- a CDS encoding PHB depolymerase family esterase, with translation MSSWRSRLAFLWLGLLTVGCGEVDVAPGAAPVLLEEARQGLTQVTGFGSNPGNLLMYRHVPSGMPAHAPVVVVLHGCTQNATGMELSGWTAAANVYKFYLVYPQQQGSNSGTQCFNWFEPGDTSRDSGEALSIKQMVDAMKATYSVDASRVYVAGFSAGGYMTSALLAVYPDVFSAGALNAGGPFQCATSMTSALSCMSPGTDKTPSAWGNLVRGGYPGYSGPRPRVSIWHGTSDFTVRPLNATEALEQWTDVHGVDQTPDTVETVSGFPHKVYRDSAGTARVETWELTGLGHAVAFDAQFNFPGSTTACGSTGAYMTDVNLCAVYHQAAFFGLTGGSGGDTTPPTVQVTSPGEGATVRGTVMVAVSASDDVGVARVELLVDGAVVATDTVAPYEFAWSSEGVGNGAHTLGARAYDSAGNVGLDEDTHVTVDNSGTPPPVTATFTSIATEDGYLKANADGSGVALGTLSNLALGRGTDGKYNRAFLSFDTSGLPDGATVTRAFVTVSYSSGSGDPWSTPVGNTVVVDVNAGPFNGAATEVSDWAATASASAVASIDRFTTGARSSGDFSASGLAALHRAGRTQLRLRFGQEQTATQYLFVKDSTNAVLTVVYTP, from the coding sequence ATGTCCTCGTGGCGTTCTCGACTGGCATTCCTGTGGCTGGGCCTGCTCACCGTGGGCTGTGGCGAGGTGGACGTGGCACCGGGCGCGGCGCCCGTGCTCCTCGAGGAAGCACGGCAGGGGCTGACGCAGGTGACGGGCTTCGGGAGCAACCCGGGCAACCTGCTGATGTACCGGCACGTGCCGTCGGGGATGCCGGCCCACGCGCCGGTGGTGGTGGTGCTCCACGGCTGCACGCAGAACGCGACGGGCATGGAGCTGAGTGGCTGGACGGCCGCGGCCAACGTCTACAAGTTCTACCTCGTGTATCCGCAGCAGCAGGGCAGCAACAGCGGCACCCAGTGCTTCAACTGGTTCGAGCCCGGTGACACCTCGCGCGACTCGGGCGAGGCGCTCTCCATCAAGCAGATGGTGGATGCGATGAAGGCCACCTACTCCGTCGACGCGTCGCGGGTGTACGTCGCGGGCTTCTCGGCGGGCGGGTACATGACGTCCGCGCTGCTGGCCGTCTACCCGGACGTGTTCTCGGCCGGGGCCCTCAACGCGGGTGGGCCCTTCCAGTGCGCCACGTCCATGACGTCCGCGCTCTCCTGCATGAGCCCCGGCACGGACAAGACGCCCTCGGCCTGGGGGAACCTGGTGCGTGGTGGCTACCCGGGGTACTCGGGGCCTCGTCCTCGCGTGTCCATCTGGCACGGCACCAGCGACTTCACGGTGCGGCCCCTGAATGCCACGGAGGCCCTGGAGCAGTGGACGGACGTGCATGGCGTCGACCAGACGCCGGACACGGTGGAGACCGTCTCGGGCTTCCCTCACAAGGTCTATCGAGACAGCGCGGGGACGGCTCGAGTGGAGACGTGGGAGCTCACGGGCCTGGGGCACGCGGTGGCCTTCGATGCGCAGTTCAACTTCCCGGGCAGCACCACGGCCTGTGGCTCCACGGGCGCGTACATGACGGACGTGAACCTCTGCGCCGTGTACCACCAGGCCGCGTTCTTCGGGCTCACCGGTGGCTCCGGGGGAGACACCACGCCGCCGACGGTGCAGGTGACGTCTCCGGGAGAGGGGGCCACGGTGCGCGGCACGGTGATGGTGGCGGTGAGTGCCTCGGATGACGTGGGGGTGGCTCGCGTGGAGTTGCTGGTGGATGGGGCCGTGGTGGCGACGGACACGGTGGCTCCGTATGAGTTCGCGTGGAGCAGCGAGGGCGTGGGGAACGGGGCGCACACGCTGGGGGCTCGGGCGTATGACAGCGCGGGGAACGTGGGCCTGGATGAGGACACACACGTCACCGTGGACAACAGCGGCACGCCCCCGCCCGTGACGGCCACCTTCACGAGCATCGCCACGGAGGACGGCTACCTGAAGGCGAACGCGGATGGGAGCGGCGTGGCGCTGGGGACGCTGTCGAACCTGGCGCTCGGGCGCGGGACGGATGGGAAGTACAACCGCGCGTTCCTCTCATTCGACACGTCGGGCCTGCCGGATGGGGCCACCGTCACTCGGGCCTTCGTGACGGTGAGCTACTCGTCGGGCTCCGGGGACCCCTGGTCGACGCCCGTGGGCAACACGGTGGTCGTCGATGTGAACGCGGGGCCGTTCAACGGCGCGGCCACGGAGGTCTCCGACTGGGCGGCGACGGCGAGCGCGAGCGCGGTGGCCAGCATCGACCGCTTCACCACGGGGGCGAGGAGCTCCGGGGACTTCAGTGCCTCGGGGCTGGCGGCCCTCCACCGGGCGGGGAGGACACAGCTCCGGCTGCGCTTCGGCCAGGAGCAGACGGCGACCCAGTACCTCTTCGTGAAGGACTCGACGAATGCCGTCCTCACGGTGGTGTACACACCGTGA
- a CDS encoding tetratricopeptide repeat protein, which yields MRALTLLFWLFATQAWGVESPLTRAEQLFDALAFDEAATAFQAALKAPGTREERTRAWRGLAICHAVLGQRQEAQEAFEALLVLDPGTEVKDSLGPKVQLPFQAAKAALMGRRATLTVTRMPDGRVVAVLEQPRSVATEVMVAVRVPGAAGFSAVVRPPPGPVSMKAPPERAVEAYAVARDAGGVILFEQGTARAPLRLEAVGEVPAAVASAREGALSPGAPLASAASVEEAPRGGLWPYVVGGVGLAAAGVVLGVVLTRPESLVLPVADRSERLP from the coding sequence GTGCGAGCACTCACCCTCCTCTTCTGGTTGTTCGCCACGCAGGCCTGGGGCGTGGAGTCCCCGCTGACGCGAGCCGAGCAGCTCTTCGATGCGCTGGCGTTCGATGAAGCGGCCACGGCCTTCCAGGCGGCGCTGAAGGCCCCTGGGACGCGCGAGGAGCGCACGCGGGCATGGCGGGGGCTGGCGATATGCCACGCGGTCCTGGGACAGCGTCAGGAGGCCCAGGAGGCCTTCGAGGCTTTGCTGGTCCTGGACCCTGGCACGGAGGTGAAGGACTCCCTGGGGCCCAAGGTGCAGCTGCCCTTCCAGGCGGCGAAGGCGGCCTTGATGGGGCGGCGGGCCACACTCACGGTGACGCGGATGCCGGATGGGCGGGTGGTGGCGGTGTTGGAGCAGCCTCGGAGCGTGGCCACGGAGGTGATGGTGGCGGTGCGTGTGCCGGGCGCGGCGGGCTTCTCCGCGGTGGTGCGGCCTCCGCCCGGGCCGGTGTCGATGAAGGCCCCGCCGGAGCGCGCCGTGGAGGCCTACGCGGTGGCGCGCGATGCCGGGGGAGTCATCCTGTTCGAGCAGGGCACCGCGCGGGCCCCGCTGCGGCTGGAGGCCGTGGGAGAGGTGCCCGCGGCGGTGGCCTCGGCGCGGGAGGGGGCGCTGTCGCCGGGGGCGCCCCTGGCCTCGGCGGCCTCGGTGGAGGAGGCACCTCGCGGAGGTCTCTGGCCCTACGTCGTGGGCGGAGTGGGACTGGCCGCGGCGGGGGTGGTGCTGGGCGTGGTGCTGACGCGGCCGGAGTCGCTGGTGCTGCCCGTGGCGGACCGCTCGGAGCGCTTGCCATGA
- a CDS encoding CapA family protein, whose protein sequence is MLPSAFVLLALATSPGASPAHKFSTAPLAESAELLSSAGSQSVRSALKGEDSSLTAAMRAGEGAALAGGTLADAAPTTSNTAGALADVASTTSTTGGEATSESPANGGATGQDARTAAPDSNPQTPAESPPAPADLEDPASAASLAGAGALRAAAFTLGAESHFQRGLEALKAKDTATAITELSTCVTALPSRVDCRWELGWAYSVEGRWTDALTQWTEVQKLAPEHPDLETALAQAQGQAALQSKLAQTPQAQNRPPPPSDAKVRIRAVGDMMLGTTVPEGNLPPEGGGSVIAGVRALMEDADLTFANVEGPLCDNGKTTKCRSSRNCYAFRSPTAYGQFFKDAGVDLASTANNHSGDFGELCRRETEATLDALGIAWSGPPGSVATVDRNGLRIGMVAFHTSASCNHLNNTATATALVRAAAAEHDIVIVSFHGGAEGGKALHVPKGRELFHGEDRGDLRHFTHAVVDAGAHVVIGHGPHVVRGMEFYKGRLIAYSLGNFATYGRFNLQGPQGLGMVLEVELDREGRFTTGRVLPTKQVDQGIAIPDERGAVLKLLRDLTATDFPDSGARISEDGTIRPAGRGPVSARFRPRR, encoded by the coding sequence ATGCTTCCGTCCGCCTTTGTTCTGCTGGCGCTCGCCACCTCGCCGGGTGCTTCTCCCGCCCACAAGTTCTCCACAGCGCCGCTCGCGGAGAGCGCCGAGCTGCTGTCCTCGGCCGGCTCACAATCCGTGCGTTCCGCGCTGAAGGGCGAGGACTCCTCCCTCACCGCCGCGATGCGCGCGGGTGAAGGAGCCGCGCTGGCGGGAGGCACGCTCGCGGATGCGGCGCCCACCACCTCGAACACGGCAGGCGCGCTCGCGGATGTGGCGTCCACCACCTCGACCACGGGCGGCGAGGCCACGAGCGAGTCCCCCGCGAACGGAGGCGCCACGGGCCAGGACGCCCGCACGGCCGCGCCCGACTCGAACCCGCAGACCCCTGCCGAGTCCCCTCCGGCCCCCGCGGACCTCGAGGACCCCGCGAGCGCGGCCTCCCTCGCCGGAGCGGGCGCCCTTCGCGCCGCCGCCTTCACCCTCGGCGCCGAGTCCCACTTCCAGCGCGGCCTCGAGGCCCTCAAGGCCAAGGACACCGCCACCGCCATCACCGAGCTCTCCACCTGCGTCACCGCCCTCCCCTCCCGAGTGGACTGTCGCTGGGAGCTCGGCTGGGCCTACTCCGTCGAGGGCCGCTGGACGGACGCCCTCACCCAATGGACCGAGGTCCAGAAGCTCGCCCCCGAGCACCCGGACCTCGAGACCGCGCTCGCCCAGGCCCAGGGCCAGGCCGCGCTCCAATCCAAGCTCGCCCAGACACCCCAAGCCCAGAACCGCCCGCCCCCACCCTCCGACGCGAAGGTGCGCATCCGCGCCGTGGGCGACATGATGCTCGGCACCACCGTGCCCGAAGGCAACCTGCCACCCGAGGGCGGCGGTAGCGTGATTGCAGGTGTCCGCGCGTTGATGGAGGACGCCGACCTCACCTTCGCCAACGTCGAAGGCCCGCTCTGCGACAACGGCAAGACGACCAAGTGCCGCTCGTCGCGCAACTGCTACGCGTTCCGCTCCCCCACCGCCTACGGCCAGTTCTTCAAGGACGCGGGCGTGGACCTCGCTTCCACCGCGAACAACCACTCGGGCGACTTCGGCGAGCTGTGCCGTCGCGAGACGGAGGCCACGCTCGACGCGCTCGGCATCGCGTGGAGCGGCCCGCCGGGCTCCGTGGCCACGGTGGACCGCAATGGCCTGCGCATCGGCATGGTGGCCTTCCACACGTCGGCCTCCTGCAACCACCTCAACAACACCGCCACCGCCACCGCCCTGGTGCGCGCCGCGGCGGCCGAGCACGACATCGTCATCGTCTCCTTCCACGGTGGCGCCGAGGGCGGCAAGGCCCTCCACGTCCCCAAGGGCCGCGAGCTGTTCCACGGCGAGGACCGAGGTGACCTGCGCCACTTCACCCACGCGGTGGTGGACGCGGGCGCCCACGTCGTCATCGGCCACGGCCCGCACGTCGTGCGCGGCATGGAGTTCTACAAGGGCCGCCTCATCGCGTACTCGCTCGGCAACTTCGCCACCTACGGCCGCTTCAACCTCCAAGGTCCACAGGGCCTGGGCATGGTGCTGGAGGTGGAGCTGGACCGCGAAGGCCGCTTCACCACCGGCCGGGTCCTCCCCACGAAGCAGGTGGACCAGGGCATCGCCATCCCCGACGAGCGCGGCGCCGTCCTCAAGCTGCTGAGGGACCTCACCGCCACCGACTTCCCCGACTCCGGCGCTCGCATCTCCGAGGACGGCACCATCCGCCCCGCCGGCCGAGGCCCCGTCTCCGCCCGCTTCCGTCCCCGCCGTTAG
- a CDS encoding DUF4166 domain-containing protein, giving the protein MSFEPRHRACRRALALLADFYRANPCRMARVHLLAASAVTLGRFWGVSEPFARLGAAVMPVDERGQPRTREWASYARACEEHLPWEVRDERWIEAHIQDVARAREEGHEAAFLEEAQAHAHEPLWRLLVQHVEMTLGARLFDQPALAGAVPGETAMAHGLALSLSRMLSACWSLLRHYAFATVRALCMPRERDDAGLVGERRAAWLLLGSFFTAWTAASVYRRGVKAVHRGQRALPSDVWPLLASALGPEVARVDPRVRRFYANPGAWSTRASVAFSSLPARMMAWVATRLFGQGLFEQGPCTFPGRFRTFRRADGSMHFVRELYCDGVLRRFDSDFIVRGGRLHEVFVEQGLDLELDVRVLEDGGIRLRGGTLRWHGLRLPPFGRGVEFRIHPASDDSERVDIIGTLGGGSVPETALGRIHYEAWLPSEAGVG; this is encoded by the coding sequence ATGAGCTTCGAGCCGCGTCACCGCGCCTGCCGTCGAGCCTTGGCGTTGCTCGCGGACTTCTACCGCGCGAATCCATGCCGCATGGCCCGGGTGCACCTGCTGGCCGCGAGCGCCGTCACGCTGGGCCGTTTCTGGGGAGTGTCGGAGCCCTTCGCCCGCTTGGGCGCCGCCGTCATGCCCGTGGATGAGCGGGGCCAGCCTCGCACGCGGGAGTGGGCGTCCTATGCGAGGGCCTGCGAGGAGCACCTCCCCTGGGAGGTCCGGGACGAGCGCTGGATCGAGGCCCACATCCAGGACGTCGCCAGGGCTCGCGAGGAGGGCCATGAGGCCGCGTTCCTCGAGGAGGCCCAGGCCCATGCGCACGAGCCCTTGTGGCGCTTGCTGGTGCAGCACGTGGAGATGACGCTGGGCGCGCGCTTGTTCGACCAGCCCGCCCTCGCGGGGGCTGTCCCGGGTGAGACCGCCATGGCCCACGGCCTGGCGCTGTCCTTGTCTCGCATGCTGAGCGCGTGCTGGAGCCTGCTGCGTCACTATGCGTTCGCCACCGTGCGTGCGCTGTGCATGCCGCGAGAGCGCGACGACGCGGGCCTGGTGGGGGAGCGGCGCGCGGCGTGGCTGCTGCTGGGGAGCTTCTTCACCGCGTGGACCGCGGCCAGCGTCTATCGCCGAGGCGTGAAGGCCGTGCATCGAGGACAGCGCGCCCTGCCTTCGGACGTGTGGCCCTTGCTCGCGTCCGCGCTGGGTCCGGAGGTGGCGCGTGTGGACCCTCGCGTCCGCCGCTTCTACGCCAACCCGGGGGCCTGGAGCACGCGGGCCTCGGTGGCGTTCTCGTCGCTGCCGGCGCGGATGATGGCCTGGGTGGCCACGCGGCTGTTCGGTCAGGGCCTCTTCGAGCAAGGCCCCTGTACCTTCCCGGGGCGCTTCCGCACCTTCCGCCGCGCGGATGGCTCCATGCACTTCGTCCGGGAGCTGTACTGCGACGGCGTGCTGCGCCGGTTCGACTCGGACTTCATCGTGCGCGGGGGCCGGCTGCACGAGGTGTTCGTCGAGCAGGGGTTGGACCTGGAGTTGGACGTGCGGGTGCTCGAGGACGGCGGCATCCGCTTGCGAGGCGGGACGCTGCGCTGGCACGGACTGCGGCTGCCTCCCTTCGGGCGCGGCGTGGAGTTCCGCATCCACCCCGCCTCGGACGACTCCGAGCGCGTGGACATCATCGGCACCTTGGGCGGTGGCTCCGTCCCCGAGACGGCGCTGGGCCGCATCCACTACGAGGCCTGGCTCCCGTCCGAGGCGGGCGTCGGGTGA
- the gshB gene encoding glutathione synthase, giving the protein MAALTIAFLMDPLETVRVDHDSTFAVMLEAQKRGHRVLYFEQGWLRFNGRAAEARMRQVTVRREVGRHFDVLDEVPRELSDVDVLFLRKDPPVDVEFLHATQMVELCPERPPVYLNHPAGIRDANEKLFSLRYADLMPDTRISRELPVLLDFIARNEQGTILKPVDGFGGKGILFLSPGDRNARSAVELLTQGGREAVVAQVYIPESRQGDKRILMVDGEPVGGVLRVPSGDDHRGNMAAGGTPHKAVLTARDREICERLKPELRKRGLLFVGIDVLGDYLTEVNVTSPTGVVEANLLDDVCIEAHVIDLAERLAAEQRPAR; this is encoded by the coding sequence ATGGCCGCGCTCACCATTGCCTTCCTGATGGACCCGCTCGAGACGGTGCGGGTGGACCACGATTCCACCTTCGCGGTGATGCTGGAGGCGCAGAAGCGGGGCCACCGGGTGCTCTACTTCGAGCAGGGGTGGCTGCGCTTCAACGGCCGGGCGGCGGAGGCGCGCATGCGCCAGGTCACCGTGCGCCGGGAGGTGGGGCGTCACTTCGACGTGCTGGACGAGGTGCCGCGCGAGCTGTCGGACGTCGACGTGCTCTTCCTGCGCAAGGACCCGCCGGTGGACGTGGAGTTCCTCCACGCCACGCAGATGGTGGAGCTGTGTCCGGAGCGCCCGCCCGTCTACCTGAACCACCCCGCGGGCATCCGCGACGCGAACGAGAAGCTCTTCTCGCTGCGCTACGCGGACTTGATGCCGGACACGCGCATCAGCCGCGAGCTGCCCGTGCTGCTGGACTTCATCGCTCGCAACGAGCAGGGCACCATCCTCAAGCCGGTGGATGGGTTCGGTGGGAAGGGCATCCTCTTCCTGTCTCCGGGAGACCGGAACGCGCGCTCCGCGGTGGAGTTGCTCACGCAGGGAGGCCGCGAGGCCGTCGTCGCGCAGGTGTACATCCCCGAGAGCCGCCAGGGCGACAAGCGCATCCTCATGGTGGACGGCGAGCCGGTGGGCGGTGTGCTGCGAGTGCCCTCGGGCGATGACCACCGGGGCAACATGGCCGCGGGCGGCACCCCGCACAAGGCGGTGCTCACCGCTCGGGACCGCGAGATTTGCGAGCGCCTCAAGCCCGAGCTCCGCAAGCGCGGGCTGCTGTTCGTGGGCATCGACGTGCTGGGCGACTACCTCACCGAGGTGAATGTCACGAGCCCCACGGGCGTGGTGGAGGCCAACCTCCTGGACGACGTGTGCATCGAGGCCCACGTCATCGACCTGGCCGAGCGCCTCGCCGCCGAGCAGCGCCCCGCGCGCTGA
- a CDS encoding tRNA1(Val) (adenine(37)-N6)-methyltransferase gives MPDSLLQPGPDETLDSIGTSGVRVLQRRNGYRFTLDAVLLAHFAASESVGHGGTVLELGAGSGVVSFLLVKQFGLGPVDAVELQPAVHARLVRAVALNACESQVRPVLGDLCRIRELVDGGAYAQVVSNPPFRLADAGVRSPDDERAISKSEVACDAQAVILAARYALAPGGTVSLVYPAARVAEVLGLLGQAKLHPRVLRFVHSRVDAPATRFLVQAVRDKDRGLSVRPPLVVHGSGPGGYSAEVAALMDAPLAEQQGD, from the coding sequence GTGCCCGACTCCCTCCTTCAGCCCGGTCCGGACGAGACACTCGACTCGATTGGCACCTCGGGTGTCCGGGTGCTTCAGCGCCGCAATGGCTATCGATTCACGCTGGATGCCGTGCTGCTCGCGCACTTCGCGGCCTCGGAGTCCGTGGGCCATGGTGGCACCGTGCTGGAGCTGGGCGCGGGCAGCGGCGTGGTGTCGTTCCTGCTCGTGAAGCAGTTCGGCTTGGGGCCGGTGGACGCGGTGGAGCTTCAGCCCGCCGTGCATGCGCGGCTCGTGCGCGCCGTGGCGCTCAACGCCTGTGAGTCCCAGGTGCGGCCGGTGCTGGGGGATTTGTGCCGCATCCGCGAGCTCGTCGACGGGGGCGCGTATGCGCAGGTCGTCTCGAATCCACCCTTCCGTCTCGCCGACGCGGGGGTGCGCAGTCCGGATGACGAGCGCGCCATCTCCAAGTCGGAGGTGGCTTGTGATGCGCAGGCCGTCATCCTGGCGGCGCGGTATGCCTTGGCGCCCGGTGGCACGGTGAGCCTGGTGTACCCGGCGGCGCGAGTGGCCGAGGTCCTGGGCCTCTTGGGACAGGCGAAGCTGCATCCGCGTGTGCTGCGCTTCGTGCACTCTCGGGTGGATGCGCCGGCCACGCGGTTCCTGGTGCAGGCGGTGCGCGACAAGGACCGAGGGCTCTCGGTGCGTCCACCCCTCGTGGTCCATGGCTCGGGGCCCGGAGGGTACTCCGCCGAGGTGGCCGCGCTCATGGACGCGCCCCTCGCGGAGCAGCAGGGCGACTGA